Proteins found in one Allorhizobium pseudoryzae genomic segment:
- a CDS encoding ABC transporter permease has protein sequence MRAGRGKRRARQRLRATLGFIVTVITTFLGLMAVTFFIGRVIPIDPALAIVGDRAPAHVVERVREELGLNLPLWQQFFLYLRDALTGNFGTSVLTTNPVMTDIARVFPATIELATLGTVIGAFFGIPLGVLAAVRRGSWADQIVRIIGLIGYSVPIFWLGLLALLVFYARLNWVAYPGRMDIVYEFTFTPQTGFFLIDAIWQRQWDVLWDLFRHIILPASLLGYFSLAYISRMTRSFMLNELSQEYIVAARAKGLSETRIIWFHALRNAAVPLVTVIALSYAGLLEGSVLTETIFAWPGLGLYITNSLQNADMNAVLGGTIVIGVVFIGINLFSDALYRTLDPRTRSR, from the coding sequence ATGAGGGCAGGGCGCGGCAAACGTCGCGCCCGTCAGCGCCTGCGCGCGACCCTCGGCTTCATCGTGACCGTCATCACCACCTTTTTAGGGTTGATGGCGGTCACCTTCTTCATTGGCCGCGTCATTCCCATCGATCCGGCGCTGGCGATTGTCGGTGACCGCGCACCGGCGCATGTGGTGGAGCGGGTGCGCGAGGAACTCGGGCTGAACCTGCCGCTCTGGCAACAGTTCTTCCTCTATCTTCGCGATGCGCTGACCGGCAATTTCGGCACCTCGGTGCTGACCACCAATCCGGTTATGACGGATATCGCCCGCGTCTTTCCGGCGACGATCGAACTTGCGACACTTGGTACCGTGATTGGCGCCTTTTTCGGCATTCCGCTCGGCGTGCTGGCCGCCGTCCGGCGCGGCAGTTGGGCCGACCAGATCGTGCGCATCATCGGCCTCATCGGCTATTCGGTGCCGATCTTCTGGCTTGGCCTTCTGGCGCTGCTCGTTTTCTATGCGCGGCTGAACTGGGTCGCCTATCCGGGGCGCATGGATATCGTCTACGAATTCACCTTCACGCCGCAGACCGGATTTTTCCTCATCGATGCGATCTGGCAGCGGCAATGGGATGTGCTGTGGGATCTCTTCCGCCACATCATTCTGCCCGCCTCGCTGCTCGGTTATTTCTCACTCGCCTATATCAGCCGCATGACGCGTTCCTTCATGCTGAACGAGCTGTCCCAGGAATACATCGTCGCGGCCCGCGCCAAGGGCCTGTCGGAAACCCGGATCATCTGGTTCCATGCGCTGCGCAATGCCGCGGTGCCGCTGGTGACGGTGATCGCACTCTCTTATGCCGGTCTGCTGGAGGGTTCGGTCCTGACGGAAACAATCTTCGCCTGGCCGGGGCTGGGGCTTTACATCACCAATTCGCTGCAGAATGCCGACATGAATGCCGTCCTTGGTGGCACCATCGTCATCGGTGTCGTGTTCATTGGCATCAACCTGTTTTCCGATGCGCTCTATCGCACGCTTGATCCGAGGACCCGCAGCCGATGA
- a CDS encoding ABC transporter permease, protein MSTLADPKPYSRDWLLSDRPTSRRQARLGRAYVIWRRFSENRLALLGLCIILGLLFVALFADVLAPHNPVQGDLRNARLLPPGTAGYWLGTDDQGRDILSRLIHGSRLTLMVVVLVAIIAAPIGLIVGTVSGYAGGWVDAILMRITDIFLAFPKLVLALALVAALGPGIENAILAIAVTSWPPYARIARAETLTFRNSEFIAAVKLMGASPFRIVLRHVMPLCTSSLIVRVTLDMAGIILTAAGLGFLGLGAQPPLPEWGAMIASGRRFILDQWWVAAMPGFAILIVSLGFNLLGDGLRDALDPKEAGQ, encoded by the coding sequence ATGAGCACGCTTGCTGATCCGAAGCCCTACAGCCGGGACTGGCTGCTCTCCGACCGTCCGACGTCGCGCCGCCAGGCGCGGCTGGGCCGTGCCTATGTCATCTGGCGGCGGTTTTCCGAAAACCGGCTGGCACTGCTCGGCCTCTGCATCATCCTGGGGCTGCTGTTCGTCGCCCTGTTTGCCGATGTGCTGGCGCCGCACAATCCGGTGCAGGGGGATCTGCGCAATGCCCGTCTCCTGCCGCCCGGCACGGCCGGTTACTGGCTCGGCACCGACGATCAGGGCCGCGATATCCTCTCGCGCCTGATCCACGGTTCGCGGCTGACGCTGATGGTGGTGGTGCTGGTGGCGATCATCGCGGCGCCCATCGGTCTCATCGTCGGCACTGTCTCCGGTTATGCCGGCGGCTGGGTGGATGCGATCCTGATGCGCATCACAGATATCTTTCTCGCCTTTCCGAAGCTCGTTCTGGCGCTGGCGCTGGTGGCAGCCCTTGGCCCCGGCATCGAAAACGCGATCCTTGCCATCGCCGTGACCTCCTGGCCGCCCTATGCGCGCATCGCACGCGCCGAGACGCTCACCTTCCGCAACTCGGAATTCATCGCGGCCGTGAAGCTGATGGGCGCGTCGCCCTTCCGCATCGTGCTGCGCCATGTGATGCCGCTCTGCACCTCCTCGCTGATCGTGCGTGTCACGCTGGATATGGCCGGCATCATCCTGACGGCTGCCGGCCTTGGTTTCCTCGGGCTCGGTGCCCAGCCGCCGCTTCCCGAATGGGGTGCGATGATCGCCTCCGGGCGTCGTTTCATTCTCGATCAATGGTGGGTGGCCGCCATGCCGGGTTTTGCCATCCTCATCGTCAGCCTTGGCTTCAACCTGCTGGGCGACGGTCTGCGTGATGCGCTTGATCCGAAGGAGGCCGGCCAATGA
- a CDS encoding ABC transporter ATP-binding protein: MNPLLTVDDLRVSFPTRTGTVEAVRGVSFTLGKERLGIVGESGSGKSQTGRAIMGLTPGHAKITAKTLNFDGIDLLSASAAKRRSLRGKRVAMILQDPKYSLNPVMPIGRQIIETLRTHESVSWGEGRQRALSMLEAVQIRDPERVFDLYPHEVSGGMGQRIMIAMMLVCGPELLIADEPTSALDVTVQLEVLAILDRLVAERGMGLIFISHDLRLVSSFCDRVLVMYAGRVVEELPSANLSAAQHPYTQGLLNCLPTIGSHRHPLPVLERKPEWAR, translated from the coding sequence ATGAACCCGCTTCTGACAGTCGATGACCTGCGCGTTTCGTTTCCCACCCGCACCGGCACGGTGGAGGCGGTGCGCGGGGTCTCCTTCACGCTTGGCAAGGAACGGCTCGGCATCGTTGGCGAATCCGGATCCGGCAAGTCGCAGACGGGTCGCGCCATCATGGGGCTGACGCCCGGCCACGCGAAGATCACCGCGAAGACGCTGAACTTCGATGGCATCGATCTTCTCTCGGCCTCCGCCGCCAAGCGTCGAAGTCTGCGCGGCAAGCGGGTGGCGATGATCCTGCAGGACCCGAAATATTCGCTGAACCCGGTGATGCCGATCGGCCGGCAGATCATCGAAACCTTGAGGACGCATGAAAGCGTATCCTGGGGCGAAGGGCGGCAGCGGGCGCTTTCCATGCTGGAAGCGGTGCAGATCCGCGACCCGGAACGTGTCTTCGATCTTTATCCGCATGAAGTGTCCGGCGGCATGGGCCAGCGCATCATGATCGCCATGATGCTGGTCTGCGGGCCGGAACTGCTGATCGCCGATGAACCGACCTCGGCGCTCGATGTCACCGTGCAGCTCGAAGTGCTCGCCATTCTCGACCGCCTCGTGGCCGAGCGCGGCATGGGCCTGATCTTCATCAGCCACGACCTGCGCCTCGTCTCCTCCTTCTGCGACCGCGTTCTCGTGATGTATGCGGGCCGTGTGGTGGAGGAACTGCCGTCAGCCAATCTTTCTGCGGCCCAACATCCCTATACGCAAGGACTGCTGAATTGCCTGCCGACGATCGGTTCCCATCGCCATCCGCTGCCCGTGCTGGAGCGCAAGCCGGAGTGGGCGAGATGA
- a CDS encoding ABC transporter ATP-binding protein gives MTREVLSIRDMVVVFDEFVALNGVSLSVAEGESFGLVGESGSGKSTLLRAVAGLNVFESGTLTVSGKRYEGHRRDRDFYRTVQMVFQDPYGSLHPRQTVDRLLLEPLAIHGFTDVDARIARALDEVGLGSGFRFRYSHQLSGGQRQRIAIARALILEPKILLLDEPTSALDASIQAEILNLLEQARKDRGLTFVMVSHDLGVVSHMCDRLAVMRKGEMVETVSVEALEKREFSQDYTRQLLVASEGFRRA, from the coding sequence ATGACGCGCGAGGTGCTTTCCATCCGCGACATGGTCGTGGTGTTTGATGAATTCGTGGCGTTGAATGGCGTCAGTCTCAGCGTTGCCGAGGGCGAATCGTTCGGTCTCGTCGGCGAATCCGGTTCCGGCAAATCTACCCTGCTGCGGGCGGTTGCCGGCCTCAACGTCTTCGAAAGCGGCACGCTGACCGTCTCCGGCAAACGGTATGAAGGCCACCGGCGCGACCGGGATTTTTATCGCACGGTCCAAATGGTGTTCCAGGATCCGTATGGTTCGCTGCATCCGCGCCAGACGGTGGACCGGCTGCTGCTGGAGCCGCTGGCGATCCATGGCTTTACCGATGTCGATGCCCGCATTGCCCGCGCGCTTGATGAAGTGGGGTTGGGCTCCGGCTTCCGGTTCCGCTATTCGCACCAGCTCTCCGGTGGCCAGCGCCAACGCATCGCCATTGCCCGCGCGCTGATCCTCGAGCCAAAAATCCTGCTGCTGGACGAGCCCACCTCGGCGCTCGATGCGTCGATCCAGGCGGAAATCCTCAACCTGCTCGAACAGGCGCGCAAGGATCGCGGGCTGACCTTCGTGATGGTGAGCCACGATCTCGGTGTCGTCTCCCACATGTGCGACCGGCTGGCCGTGATGCGCAAGGGCGAGATGGTGGAGACCGTGTCCGTCGAGGCTCTGGAAAAGCGCGAATTTTCGCAGGATTATACGCGCCAGCTGCTGGTGGCGAGCGAAGGTTTTCGCCGGGCCTGA
- a CDS encoding LysR substrate-binding domain-containing protein: MQLRALMYFDELVRTNSMRAAAENLNVAPTAVSRQIENLEHYFGTALVERSNRGIKLTAAGELLAARAGRTLRELEHVHQLIDDLQGLQRGRVVIYANGATVANLLAPVLAQFSLRYPKLRFEVMITSARQAIEALAAAEADLVVTLFAPKMPGVKVRLRSEITYDVITWASHPAAERPEITLKEIAALPLALPDKSFGARQAFEEQFAKIGVELDPVFITGSLEMLKELVLQQAAVTLLPALAVQREIQSGLMAAIPVAAGKGVRTAIDLCVAPDRQLSFAAGKLVDFIEGFMRGADRPKPRKPKTSV; this comes from the coding sequence ATGCAGCTTCGCGCCCTCATGTATTTCGACGAACTCGTGCGCACCAATTCGATGCGCGCGGCCGCCGAAAACCTCAACGTGGCTCCGACCGCGGTCAGCCGGCAGATCGAGAATCTCGAGCATTATTTCGGCACGGCGCTGGTCGAACGCTCGAACCGCGGCATCAAGCTGACGGCGGCAGGTGAGCTTCTGGCGGCGCGCGCTGGGCGCACCCTTCGCGAGCTGGAACATGTGCACCAGCTGATCGATGACCTCCAGGGCCTGCAGCGGGGCCGGGTGGTGATCTATGCCAATGGCGCAACGGTCGCCAATCTGCTCGCGCCCGTCCTTGCGCAGTTTTCGCTGCGCTATCCGAAGCTGCGTTTCGAGGTGATGATTACCAGCGCCCGCCAGGCGATCGAAGCGCTGGCGGCGGCGGAGGCCGATCTGGTGGTCACCCTGTTTGCTCCGAAAATGCCAGGCGTGAAGGTGCGGCTACGCTCGGAAATCACCTATGACGTGATCACCTGGGCCAGCCATCCGGCAGCCGAGCGACCGGAGATCACGTTGAAGGAGATCGCGGCGCTGCCGCTGGCGCTGCCGGACAAGAGTTTTGGCGCACGCCAGGCCTTTGAGGAGCAGTTCGCCAAGATCGGCGTCGAGCTCGATCCGGTCTTCATCACCGGCTCGCTGGAAATGCTGAAGGAACTGGTGCTGCAGCAGGCGGCGGTGACGCTTCTGCCGGCGCTGGCCGTGCAGCGCGAGATCCAGTCCGGCCTGATGGCGGCAATCCCGGTGGCCGCTGGCAAGGGCGTCAGAACGGCGATCGACCTCTGTGTGGCGCCGGACCGGCAACTCTCCTTTGCCGCCGGCAAGCTTGTCGATTTCATCGAGGGCTTCATGCGCGGCGCTGACCGGCCGAAGCCGCGCAAGCCAAAGACTTCCGTGTAG
- a CDS encoding ABC transporter substrate-binding protein, with product MAAGLVLATQMPAEAAPKTGLTLGMAVEPAGLDPTIAAPVAIGQVTWQNIFEGLTTIDRNGKVQPQLAESWTISPDGLTYTFKLRQGVTFHNGEVFDSSVAKFSIDRARGADSVNPQKRYFASIDTIETPDAATLVLKLKQPAGSLLYWLGWPSSSIVAPKSAADNKTTPIGTGPFKFVNWTKGASVELARNPDYWNKAGAAKLEKATFRFIADAQAQAAALKAGDVDAFPEFGAPELIDSLKTDARLATVIGNTELKVVAGMNNAKKPFDDKRVRQALMMAIDRQAVIDGAWSGFGTPIGSHYTPNDRGYVDLTGTYPYDPQKAKALLAEAGYPNGFSFTMKSPQMAYAQRSSQILQAMLAEIGVTMTIETTEFPAKWVADVFKGGNFDMTIVAHAEPMDIDIYARDPYYFAYKNPAFNEILKKVEATSDAAEQEKLYGEAQTILATDVPALYLFVMPKLGVWDKKVMGLWENEPIPSNVLSEVHWTE from the coding sequence ATGGCCGCCGGCCTGGTGCTTGCCACCCAGATGCCGGCAGAGGCCGCGCCGAAGACGGGCCTCACGCTCGGCATGGCGGTGGAGCCGGCCGGACTTGATCCGACGATTGCCGCACCGGTCGCCATCGGCCAGGTGACCTGGCAGAACATTTTCGAAGGTCTCACGACCATCGACCGCAATGGCAAGGTGCAGCCGCAGCTGGCCGAAAGCTGGACGATCTCGCCGGACGGACTGACCTATACCTTCAAGCTGCGCCAGGGCGTGACCTTCCACAATGGCGAAGTTTTCGACTCCTCCGTCGCCAAGTTTTCCATCGACCGGGCGCGCGGTGCCGATTCCGTCAATCCGCAGAAGCGCTATTTCGCCTCGATCGACACGATTGAGACGCCGGATGCCGCGACGCTGGTGCTGAAGCTGAAGCAGCCGGCGGGCAGCCTGCTCTACTGGCTCGGCTGGCCGTCCTCCTCCATCGTCGCGCCGAAATCGGCTGCCGACAACAAGACGACGCCGATCGGCACCGGCCCATTCAAGTTCGTCAACTGGACCAAGGGTGCCTCCGTCGAACTGGCCCGCAACCCGGACTACTGGAACAAGGCGGGCGCCGCCAAGCTCGAAAAGGCCACCTTCCGCTTCATCGCCGATGCGCAGGCGCAGGCCGCGGCGCTGAAGGCCGGTGATGTCGATGCCTTCCCGGAATTCGGTGCGCCGGAACTGATCGACAGCCTGAAGACGGATGCGCGGCTTGCCACCGTCATCGGCAATACCGAGCTCAAGGTCGTGGCCGGCATGAACAATGCCAAGAAGCCGTTCGACGACAAGCGCGTGCGCCAGGCGCTGATGATGGCCATTGACCGCCAAGCCGTCATCGACGGCGCGTGGTCCGGTTTCGGCACGCCGATCGGCAGCCACTACACGCCGAACGATCGTGGTTACGTCGACCTCACGGGCACCTATCCCTATGATCCGCAAAAGGCGAAGGCGCTGCTCGCCGAAGCCGGTTACCCCAACGGCTTTTCCTTCACCATGAAGTCGCCGCAGATGGCCTATGCCCAGCGTTCCTCGCAGATCCTGCAGGCCATGCTGGCGGAAATCGGCGTGACGATGACGATCGAGACCACCGAATTCCCGGCGAAATGGGTGGCGGACGTCTTCAAGGGCGGCAATTTCGACATGACCATCGTCGCCCATGCCGAGCCGATGGACATCGATATCTATGCCCGCGACCCCTACTACTTCGCCTACAAGAACCCGGCCTTCAACGAGATCCTGAAGAAGGTGGAAGCAACGTCTGACGCAGCTGAGCAGGAAAAGCTCTACGGCGAGGCGCAGACGATCCTCGCGACGGATGTGCCGGCGCTCTACCTCTTCGTCATGCCGAAGCTCGGCGTGTGGGACAAGAAGGTGATGGGGCTCTGGGAAAACGAGCCGATCCCGTCGAACGTGCTTTCTGAGGTGCACTGGACGGAGTGA
- a CDS encoding ABC transporter permease has protein sequence MIALIFRRFAGLIVTLLLVSAIIFAVMDLLPGDPASVILGTSASPDTLAALQKEMGLDQPLVVRYVAWLGGVLQGDFGNSYTYGVPVAGLIAERLSVTVPLALMAVFLSIALAIPLGVQAARHQNGAWDVFSGLFSHVSIAVPAFWVGLLLIILFSTTLGWLPAGGFPGWDAGVVESLKALFLPAVALALPQAGVLMRVTRSAVLEVMNEDFVRTARAKGLSEQTALWRHAVPNALIPVVTMLGLQFTFLIAGAVLVENVFNLPGVGRLAYQALSQRDVVVMQDVVLFFSGLVILMNFLVDLAYLVIDPRLRAGVR, from the coding sequence ATGATTGCGCTTATTTTCCGCCGGTTTGCCGGTCTCATCGTTACCCTGCTGCTGGTCTCCGCCATCATCTTTGCGGTCATGGACCTTCTGCCGGGTGATCCTGCCTCGGTCATTCTTGGAACGTCCGCGAGCCCCGATACGCTGGCGGCGCTCCAGAAGGAGATGGGCCTCGATCAGCCACTCGTCGTGCGATACGTCGCCTGGCTCGGCGGCGTGCTGCAGGGCGATTTCGGCAACTCCTATACCTATGGCGTGCCGGTGGCAGGGCTGATCGCCGAGCGGCTGTCGGTGACGGTGCCGCTGGCGCTGATGGCGGTTTTTCTGTCCATCGCGCTCGCCATTCCGCTGGGCGTTCAGGCGGCGCGGCACCAGAACGGCGCGTGGGATGTGTTTTCCGGCCTGTTCTCGCATGTCAGTATCGCGGTTCCTGCCTTCTGGGTCGGGCTGCTGTTGATCATCCTCTTCTCCACCACGCTCGGCTGGCTCCCGGCCGGCGGTTTTCCCGGCTGGGATGCGGGCGTGGTCGAGAGCCTCAAGGCACTGTTCCTGCCGGCGGTGGCGCTGGCCTTGCCGCAGGCGGGTGTGCTGATGCGCGTCACGCGGTCTGCCGTTCTGGAGGTGATGAACGAGGATTTCGTCCGCACCGCCCGCGCCAAGGGCTTGTCCGAGCAGACCGCTCTCTGGCGGCATGCTGTGCCCAATGCGCTGATCCCGGTCGTCACCATGCTCGGCCTGCAGTTCACCTTCCTGATTGCCGGTGCCGTTCTGGTGGAAAACGTCTTCAACCTGCCGGGCGTCGGTCGGCTTGCCTATCAGGCGCTCTCCCAGCGCGATGTCGTCGTCATGCAGGATGTCGTGCTGTTCTTCTCCGGTCTTGTGATCCTCATGAATTTCCTCGTCGATCTTGCCTATCTCGTCATTGATCCCCGGCTTCGGGCGGGAGTGCGCTGA
- a CDS encoding ABC transporter permease yields the protein MTFLMRRPTFSIGLVITLTLIAIALVSLVWTPMSPTKMQIVHKLKPPLAQGFLGTDQFGRDVASMLMVGAWNSLSTSLLAVAIGATLGTGVGVIVAAIRGVTETIVMRVCDIIFAVPPILSAMLLGAFIGSGRFTAIIAIAVFMVPVFARLTLGAARQIWTRDYVTAAIGMGRNRAKITVVHVLPNIANQIIVQVTIQLGLAILTEAGLSFLGLGMPLGAPTWGRMLSDAQTFLGQAPWLALLPGLAIALAVMGLNMLGDGLRDLLDPRDQT from the coding sequence ATGACTTTCCTCATGCGTCGCCCCACCTTTTCGATCGGCCTTGTGATTACGCTGACGCTGATTGCCATTGCGCTCGTTTCGCTCGTCTGGACGCCCATGTCGCCGACGAAGATGCAGATCGTCCACAAGCTGAAACCGCCCTTGGCGCAGGGCTTTCTTGGAACCGACCAGTTCGGCCGCGATGTCGCCTCCATGCTGATGGTCGGCGCTTGGAATTCGCTCTCCACCTCGCTTCTCGCGGTTGCGATCGGCGCAACGCTCGGTACCGGCGTCGGTGTCATCGTCGCGGCGATCCGGGGCGTGACGGAAACCATCGTCATGCGCGTCTGCGATATCATCTTCGCCGTGCCGCCCATCCTGTCGGCCATGCTGCTCGGGGCCTTCATCGGCTCCGGTCGCTTCACGGCCATCATTGCGATCGCCGTTTTCATGGTGCCGGTCTTTGCCAGGCTGACGCTCGGGGCCGCCCGGCAGATCTGGACGCGCGATTACGTGACGGCTGCCATCGGCATGGGACGCAACCGGGCGAAGATCACCGTCGTGCATGTGCTGCCGAATATCGCCAACCAGATCATCGTGCAGGTGACGATCCAGCTGGGTCTCGCGATCCTGACTGAGGCGGGGCTCAGCTTCCTCGGGCTCGGCATGCCGCTGGGGGCGCCGACCTGGGGCCGCATGCTGTCCGACGCGCAGACCTTCCTCGGCCAGGCGCCGTGGCTGGCGCTCTTGCCGGGCCTTGCCATCGCGCTCGCCGTTATGGGCCTCAACATGCTGGGCGATGGCCTGCGCGACCTGCTCGATCCCCGCGACCAAACCTGA
- a CDS encoding amidase yields the protein MNELLTLTIRQVRDLYARKSLSPLEYWQAVEERIAAFEPHVQALYLYDPEKARDQAKASTERWQSGEMLGILDGIPLTLKELIATKGDPVPLGTKAVELVPAADDAPIAARCREDGAVIFAKTTCPDYGMLSSGLSSFHKLSRNPWDLSQNPGGSSAGASAAAAAGFGPLHIGTDIGGSVRLPAGWTGIFGFKPSQGRIPVDPYYVGRCAGPMTRFVEDAALSMEPLSRPDWRDGTSLPPNSFDWLDLDLDLTGLKIGLMLDAGTGLAAEDEVKDAVVAAARLFEQAGAEIVPVGPVITRAMLDGLDNFWRARFWGDIAGMDQARQSQILPYIFDWAKGGEHVSGVDAVRGFNQTIEMRKTCGKLFTSVDAVISPTNPVVSYPAEWASPTNDPAAPFEHIAFTVPWNMSEQPASSINCGFSKSGMPIGLQIVGPRYADLFVLKLSKAFETMSGGVTHWPEPPLA from the coding sequence ATGAATGAATTGCTGACGCTGACCATCCGGCAGGTCCGGGACCTCTATGCCCGCAAGAGCCTGTCACCGCTCGAATACTGGCAGGCGGTGGAGGAGCGCATCGCCGCTTTCGAACCGCATGTGCAGGCGCTCTATCTTTATGATCCGGAGAAGGCCCGCGACCAGGCGAAAGCCTCGACCGAGCGCTGGCAGAGCGGCGAGATGCTCGGCATTCTCGACGGCATTCCGTTGACGCTGAAGGAGTTGATCGCCACCAAGGGCGATCCGGTGCCGCTGGGGACAAAGGCGGTCGAACTGGTGCCGGCGGCAGACGATGCGCCGATCGCCGCCCGCTGCCGGGAAGACGGTGCGGTGATCTTTGCCAAGACCACCTGCCCGGATTACGGCATGCTCTCCTCCGGCCTCTCCAGCTTTCACAAGCTGAGCCGCAACCCGTGGGACCTCAGCCAGAACCCTGGCGGATCGAGCGCCGGCGCTTCCGCTGCCGCCGCTGCGGGTTTCGGTCCCTTGCACATCGGCACCGATATCGGCGGGTCGGTGCGGCTTCCCGCCGGTTGGACCGGCATCTTCGGCTTCAAACCCAGCCAGGGCCGCATCCCGGTCGATCCCTATTATGTCGGCCGCTGCGCCGGGCCGATGACCCGCTTCGTCGAGGATGCGGCACTCTCCATGGAACCGCTGTCGCGGCCCGACTGGCGCGACGGCACCTCATTGCCGCCAAACAGTTTTGACTGGCTGGATCTCGATCTCGACCTCACCGGCCTCAAGATCGGCCTGATGCTGGATGCGGGAACCGGGCTTGCCGCGGAAGACGAGGTGAAGGACGCGGTGGTGGCCGCGGCGCGGCTGTTCGAGCAGGCCGGTGCGGAGATCGTGCCCGTCGGGCCGGTGATTACGCGGGCAATGCTGGATGGTCTCGACAACTTCTGGCGCGCGCGCTTCTGGGGCGATATCGCCGGCATGGACCAGGCGCGCCAGAGCCAGATCCTGCCGTACATTTTCGACTGGGCAAAGGGCGGCGAACATGTCTCCGGCGTCGATGCGGTGCGGGGTTTCAACCAGACGATCGAGATGCGCAAGACCTGCGGAAAACTGTTCACCAGCGTTGATGCGGTGATTTCGCCCACCAATCCGGTCGTCTCCTATCCAGCGGAATGGGCCTCTCCGACCAACGATCCGGCGGCTCCGTTCGAACATATCGCCTTCACCGTGCCGTGGAACATGTCGGAACAGCCGGCATCGTCCATCAATTGCGGCTTCTCGAAAAGCGGCATGCCGATCGGCCTGCAGATCGTCGGCCCGCGCTATGCCGATCTGTTCGTGCTGAAACTGTCGAAGGCGTTTGAAACCATGTCGGGCGGTGTGACGCACTGGCCGGAGCCACCGCTGGCTTGA
- a CDS encoding DUF883 family protein yields MSMNSPNDFSRSGSQADVERQLQQLREDIAALAKAVAAAGSNKADDLKSKARRASNDAMDASAQMMDAARAQAMSMEKDLERQIRTKPLQSVAIAAGLGFLFALLSRR; encoded by the coding sequence ATGTCGATGAATTCGCCGAATGATTTTTCGCGGTCCGGTTCGCAGGCAGATGTCGAGCGCCAGTTGCAGCAGTTGCGGGAAGACATCGCGGCGCTCGCCAAGGCTGTTGCCGCAGCGGGCTCGAACAAGGCGGATGACCTGAAGTCGAAGGCACGCCGTGCCTCGAACGATGCGATGGATGCCTCTGCCCAGATGATGGATGCCGCCCGCGCGCAGGCCATGTCGATGGAGAAGGACCTGGAGCGGCAGATCCGCACCAAGCCGCTGCAGTCGGTGGCGATCGCCGCCGGTCTCGGCTTCCTCTTCGCGCTCCTGTCGCGCCGCTAA
- a CDS encoding Dps family protein, producing MAQASAVLKPKSHDENINIGLAKAYRETMAESLSEILAATYRLTIKSHVYHWNVVGPLFKPLHELTEEHYNALFEAADIIAERIRALGHLAPASLGEAAGFAPKAADVGKFTAVSMVNDLVADHEAAVKTMRKAAGQADEAGDVVTADMLTDRLTFHEKALWMLRAIIAE from the coding sequence ATGGCACAAGCTTCTGCTGTCCTGAAGCCGAAATCCCACGATGAGAACATCAATATCGGCCTTGCCAAGGCCTATCGCGAGACCATGGCCGAGAGCCTGTCCGAGATCCTGGCTGCCACCTATCGGCTGACGATCAAGAGCCATGTCTACCATTGGAACGTGGTTGGCCCGCTGTTCAAGCCGCTGCACGAGCTGACCGAAGAGCATTACAACGCGCTGTTCGAAGCCGCCGATATCATTGCGGAGCGTATCCGTGCGCTGGGTCATCTGGCGCCGGCCTCGCTTGGCGAAGCGGCAGGCTTTGCGCCGAAGGCCGCTGATGTGGGCAAGTTTACCGCCGTCTCGATGGTCAATGATCTGGTCGCCGATCATGAAGCGGCCGTGAAGACCATGCGCAAGGCGGCAGGGCAGGCCGATGAGGCAGGCGACGTCGTGACCGCCGACATGCTCACCGACCGCCTGACCTTCCACGAAAAGGCCTTGTGGATGCTGCGCGCCATCATCGCCGAATAA